A genomic segment from Glycine soja cultivar W05 chromosome 18, ASM419377v2, whole genome shotgun sequence encodes:
- the LOC114397345 gene encoding uncharacterized protein LOC114397345: MLCLQETKREQIDNTMCQALWGDAEVSWEMQPASNTAGGLLCLWSEKTFKVERKVTGRGFIMLEGVWIGEAQKVHIVNIYVPCDIHNKRVLWDSIKQLKNLSPDGLWCLLGDFNSVRNPSERVGMSQRGVDDRLVSEFNDWIADLEVEETPCVGRKYTWFRPNGAAKSKLDRIFVSTDWFTKWPGVTQFILDRNFSDHCPVLLNSKNVDWGPKPFKILDCWLKDKSLGNIVNECWTQTQQRGWGGFMLKEKIKRLKQRLKLWNKEQFGDTFKKVQDIEAKLNKLEDDTTDRQLTSQEITNRKRLQEDLWTAAQSHESLMRQKARSRWIKEGDCNSRYFHLLLNANQRNNTVKGVFIDGSWVKEPTRVKEEVRRFFQQRFQEPVLCRPELNVIRFNSIGQQQNEVLVGRFNEEKIKRAIWECESEKSPGPDGLNFKFIKQF, translated from the coding sequence ATGCTATGTCTTCAGGAGACTAAGAGGGAGCAAATTGACAACACAATGTGTCAAGCTCTATGGGGAGATGCTGAAGTCAGCTGGGAAATGCAACCTGCATCAAATACAGCAGGTGGTTTACTGTGCCTTTGGAGTGAGAAGACTTTCAAAGTGGAAAGAAAGGTTACTGGCAGGGGGTTTATTATGCTGGAAGGAGTATGGATTGGCGAGGCTCAGAAGGTCCACATAGTTAACATATATGTTCCATGTGATATTCATAACAAGAGAGTTCTCTGGGATTCTATCAAGCAGCTGAAAAACTTGAGTCCGGATGGCCTATGGTGCTTGTTGGGAGACTTCAATAGTGTCAGAAACCCATCAGAAAGAGTGGGCATGTCCCAGAGGGGGGTAGATGATAGGCTCGTCAGTGAGTTTAATGATTGGATAGCGGATTTAGAAGTAGAAGAGACACCATGTGTGGGGAGAAAATACACGTGGTTCAGGCCAAATGGGGCTGCTAAGAGCAAATTGGATAGAATATTTGTATCTACTGATTGGTTCACTAAATGGCCTGGAGTTACACAATTTATTTTGGACAGGAACTTTTCAGATCATTGTCCCGTTCTGCTCAACTCTAAAAATGTTGATTGGGGGCCCAAACCTTTCAAGATCCTCGACTGCTGGCTTAAAGATAAGTCACTTGGGAATATAGTCAACGAATGCTGGACACAGACACAACAAAGGGGGTGGGGAGGTTTCATGctcaaagaaaagattaaacGTCTTAAGCAGAGGCTGAAGTTATGGAACAAGGAGCAGTTTGGTGACACATTCAAGAAGGTTCAAGATATAGAGGCTAAACTAAATAAGCTGGAAGACGATACAACCGATAGGCAGTTAACCTCCCAAGAAATTACAAACCGGAAAAGGCTACAGGAAGATTTGTGGACAGCTGCCCAATCACATGAGTCATTAATGAGACAGAAGGCGAGATCAAGATGGATCAAAGAAGGAGATTGTAATTCTCGATATTTCCACCTGCTGCTGAATGCTAACCAAAGAAATAACACAGTGAAAGGTGTGTTCATTGATGGATCCTGGGTCAAAGAACCAACAAGAGTGAAAGAGGAAGTCCGTAGGTTTTTCCAGCAAAGATTCCAAGAACCCGTGCTGTGCAGACCAGAATTGAATGTCATCAGATTTAACAGTATTGGACAGCAACAAAATGAAGTGCTGGTAGGACGCTTTAACGAGGAAAAAATAAAGAGGGCAATATGGGAGTGTGAAAGTGAGAAAAGTCCAGGTCCGGATGGGCTAAACTTCAAGTTCATCAAGCAATTCTGA